The following nucleotide sequence is from Bacteroidia bacterium.
TTGTTGACGAACTTAGCTACCATTTCGTCATTGTATTTTGGGTCGGGTGCTATGTATCTTTTTCTAGGTTTTCCTTTTCTCATAATTATTTTTTACCTCCTTTTGCGGTAGTAGCTGCTGCGGCAGGTGTATTAGCTTTTGGTCGTTTTGTACCGTATTTTGAACGTCCTTGTTTTCTATCTTTTACTCCTGCGGTATCTAATGCACCGCGAATAATATGATAACGCACACCAGGTAAGTCTTTTACACGCCCCCCTCTGATTAACACAATTGAATGCTCTTGTAAGTTGTGCCCTTCCCCAGGAATGTAAGCAGTAACTTCGAACTTGTTTGTTAAACGAACACGTGC
It contains:
- the rpsL gene encoding 30S ribosomal protein S12; the encoded protein is MPTIQQLVRLGRKPVSYKSKSPAMTGCPQKRGVCTRVYITTPKKPNSAQRKVARVRLTNKFEVTAYIPGEGHNLQEHSIVLIRGGRVKDLPGVRYHIIRGALDTAGVKDRKQGRSKYGTKRPKANTPAAAATTAKGGKK